A region from the Onychomys torridus chromosome 22, mOncTor1.1, whole genome shotgun sequence genome encodes:
- the Tmem211 gene encoding transmembrane protein 211, whose translation MEVGVWAALGLSLTGMSGLSLVSPVWFQSPSFSYGVFTYCSWPQGDHWNQSCVTFGSPKDMPGLAWKVSAAMLLGGWVLLAISALLLLAWALAPRRLYPRRGPGPTPMVQAAAAVSTLVGLLVFPATLASPLAKEVCEGSCTYYSGTCQLSWGYATAIFNAVLTSLLVVIRWPRMTSIQRTATPPLVTLGESLSCQDK comes from the exons ATGGAGGTCGGCGTGTGGGCTGCCCTAGGACTctccctcacaggcatgtccGGCCTCAGCCTGGTCTCCCCTGTCTGGTTCCAGAGCCCTTCCTTCTCCTATGGTGTCTTTACATACTGCTCCTGGCCACAGGGTGACCACTGGAACCAGAGCTGTGTGACCTTTGGGTCCCCAAAGGACATGCCTGGCTTGGCCTGGAAG GTCTCGGCTGCAATGCTCCTGGGAGGCTGGGTCCTGCTGGCCATTAGCGCTCTTCTCCTCCTGGCCTGGGCACTGGCCCCAAGAAGGTTGTATCCCAGGAGGGGCCCTGGTCCAACACCCATGGTGCAGGCAGCAGCAG CGGTCTCCACCCTTGTAGGTCTGCTGGTTTTTCCAGCCACTCTGGCTTCCCCATTAGCCAAAGAAGTCTGTGAAGGCTCCTGCACGTACTACAGCGGAACATGCCAGCTGAGCTGGGGCTACGCCACTGCCATCTTCAACGCGGTCCTGACCAGCCTGCTTGTTGTCATCAGATGGCCTCGAATGACCTCCATCCAGAGGACAGCCACCCCTCCTCTAGTGACACTCGGGGAATCACTCTCATGTCAGGATAAGTAA